Sequence from the Colletotrichum higginsianum IMI 349063 chromosome 6, whole genome shotgun sequence genome:
GATGTGCCTCTATCGTGTCACGGGCTGCCGAAGCGCACTCGTCTGTTATTCCTGAACGTTGCGCCGAAGGAACTGCTCTCAAAATTAGAGTCAGGATGGAGGAATGGCAGACAAGATCGCTGTGGAGATATGTAGCGCGCATATGGTCTGCCTGGGCATCTTTGAGGCTCTCCTTCGCGGCCTAACCTGGAATTAGCGCGCGCAACAGAGTAAGGTAATAAGCATACCGATATTTCTGATTCTATCTGACTTATTATACTTCTTACTTCATCAGCAAGTTGCATAGCTTGGGCTTTCCGCTCCGATAATATTGGTAGGCCGGCTGGGCTGTATAGCCGATCGTAAACCTGTCCCTGGATCCGGGCGATCCTGGTGGTTCGGGGCTCGTCCGGCTCGGCTAGCAGTGTGATCTCGGCATCACGGATCCCAGATGGTCGTCCTAGACGGAGTGCCAGTCCCTTTTCGAACTTGAAAACGGTCCAAAACAAGCTGGTTTCCGTGTTCCTTTGTTCGTCTCCATGTCCCATTGCCTGAGGCCGGAGGCGATGGTATCCCAATGTTTGGCAATGAATCAACGCAGTCGAGATAAAGCTCCAAGCTGCTGTAGCTTTAGAGTTTTCTACTGAGAACAAAGTCTGGATGGAGTCGTTAGCTGGAAGTTTGTGGTGCTTTGAATCATTGGGTTTTGATTACTCCAAATGTCAACGCAGCAATGACCTCCATGGATGGTGGTAACATGATTGGGAGGAGTGAGAGGGCTTTTGCGAGGCTCCTCTGACAGAGCTGGAAATGATCTCGGAAACTTGCAGACCCTTCCGAAACTGTGTGTTCAGCAAACATGTAAGATAGAAACCCGGTCGTGAGAACAAAATCTATCTCTGAGTAGCTGTCTACGGCAAAGTAAACCTTGCGACAGATATCCTCGAACTTCTGAAGGGGCAGGATCTGAGAGATCGACTGAACCCTTAGATAGTTTTGGTGAGCTAATGTCCATCTTAGCTTTGCTTTCTTAGTGAATGCTCGCGAAAACGTACATTTTGCCCATCGCAAGACCTCAAGCACTGCGTCCAAAGGTGGCATGCGCGCATGTGTCTGTTTACTGGAGGAATCTGGATCGGAGACTGGACAAAATTGCCCTCCAAGAACAGGTTTCGACATGACAACGAGCAAACTTCTGAGTGATGAAATGGTCCCGGAGAAACTCTCTTCGCCTTGATCGGGCCTGCTGTCTTCCACAAATGCCTTGACGAAGTCGATGACATGGAATGAGTGCTCCCATTGGGGTATGATGGCGTGTGATTCCGCAGGCGCATAGTCCCCAAGGACAGGTCTTGTGATCTCATTTTGGACCGTTTGCGTCCCAAATCGATCTTGTGGCTTGGTGGATTCTCTCGGAGCGTTGTGACTTCCTAAGGATGATTTGATGAAAAGGATATCGCGTGCGATATCGTCGATCTTACGCTCACTGGGAAAATACAATTAGGCATGTGTGCAAAGAATCGAGGAAAATTCCTCACGGCTGGTAGAATTCTTTCTCACTATTGTGCCGATATCAATATTCTTTGCCTCGGGGGTGCTGGCTTCCTTGCAAGGATAGTGTGGGTGCATTCTAGTCGTGTGGAAACGCAGT
This genomic interval carries:
- a CDS encoding C6 transcription factor, coding for MPPLDAVLEVLRWAKCTFSRAFTKKAKLRWTLAHQNYLRVQSISQILPLQKFEDICRKVYFAVDSYSEIDFVLTTGFLSYMFAEHTVSEGSASFRDHFQLCQRSLAKALSLLPIMLPPSMEVIAALTFGAMGHGDEQRNTETSLFWTVFKFEKGLALRLGRPSGIRDAEITLLAEPDEPRTTRIARIQGQVYDRLYSPAGLPILSERKAQAMQLADEESLKDAQADHMRATYLHSDLVCHSSILTLILRAVPSAQRSGITDECASAARDTIEAHRQCIESLRGCSDPATVVKYLNWCVSFLSDMHGWLIFMRRAIIHVPFVPFSIIFTCVVRTFNFDDLALLERFAASLKPETTDENSPTHPYRLYDLLCQAARLHITRTQFSASDPNMTGDDSTLLSDFEASQFLAETTGPIDDFVNPDLLMFDASDWYQGNQHFIGLLDEGGLF